In Panulirus ornatus isolate Po-2019 chromosome 30, ASM3632096v1, whole genome shotgun sequence, a single genomic region encodes these proteins:
- the LOC139758468 gene encoding pro-resilin-like, with product MAFKVYVLVAIVAAVAADGPTYRPPGPSYNAPAPPGPAQYTFDWNVKDDNSGNDFGHQESRDGYDTQGSYYVLLPDGRLQRVTYNVNGDSGYVAQVEHEGEAQYPAYQPSPSYQPTPRYG from the exons ATGGCTTTTAAG GTTTACGTCCTAGTAGCCATTGTCGCCGCCGTCGCTGCCGACGGCCCCACTTACCGCCCTCCAGGTCCCTCCTACAACGCTCCCGCCCCTCCT GGACCTGCCCAGTACACCTTCGACTGGAACGTAAAGGACGACAACTCCGGCAACGACTTCGGTCACCAGGAGTCTCGGGATGGATACGACACCCAGGGCTCCTACTACGTGCTCCTTCCCGACGGTCGTCTACAGAGGGTGACTTACAACGTCAACGGCGACTCCGGTTACGTGGCTCAAGTTGAACATGAAGGCGAGGCTCAGTATCCTGCCTACCAGCCTTCACCCAGCTACCAGCCAACACCTAGATATGGTTAA
- the LOC139758601 gene encoding pro-resilin-like, whose protein sequence is MAFKIYVLVALVAAVAADGPTYHPPGPSYNAPAPPGPARYTFDWNVKDDNSGNDFGHQESRDGYDTQGSYYVMLPDGRLQRVTYDVNGDSGYVAQVEHEGEAQYPAYHPSPSYHPSPSYQLKPRYG, encoded by the exons ATGGCTTTCAAG ATTTACGTCCTAGTAGCCCTTGTCGCCGCCGTCGCTGCCGACGGCCCTACTTACCACCCACCAGGTCCCTCATACAATGCTCCCGCCCCTCCA GGACCTGCCCGGTACACCTTCGACTGGAACGTGAAGGACGACAACTCCGGCAACGACTTCGGTCACCAGGAGTCTCGGGACGGATACGACACCCAGGGCTCCTACTACGTGATGcttcccgacggtcgtctgcagaGGGTGACTTACGACGTCAACGGCGACTCCGGTTACGTGGCTCAAGTTGAACATGAGGGCGAGGCTCAGTATCCTGCCTACCACCCTTCACCCAGCTACCACCCTTCACCCAGCTACCAGCTAAAACCTAGATATGGTTAA
- the LOC139758600 gene encoding pro-resilin-like, with product MAFKVYVLVALVAAVAADGPTYRPPVPSYNAPAPPGPAQYTFEWNVKDDNSGNDFGHQEARDGYDTQGSYYVLLPDGRLQRVTYNVNGDSGYVAQVEHEGEAQYTTYQPSPSYQPTPSYQPTPRYG from the exons GTTTACGTCCTGGTAGCCCTTGTCGCCGCCGTCGCTGCCGACGGCCCTACATACCGCCCTCCAGTTCCCTCCTACAACGCTCCCGCTCCTCCT GGACCTGCCCAGTACACCTTCGAATGGAACGTGAAGGACGACAACTCCGGCAACGACTTCGGTCACCAGGAGGCTCGGGACGGATACGACACCCAGGGCTCCTACTACGTGCTCcttcccgacggtcgtctgcaAAGGGTGACTTACAACGTCAACGGCGACTCCGGTTACGTGGCTCAAGTTGAACATGAAGGCGAGGCTCAGTATACTACCTACCAGCCTTCACCCAGCTACCAGCCTACACCCAGCTACCAGCCTACACCCAGATACGGTTAA
- the LOC139758603 gene encoding pro-resilin-like, whose translation MAFKIYVLVALVAAVAADGPTYRPPGPSYNAPAPPGPARYTFDWNVKDDNSGNDFGHQESRDGYDTLGSYYVMLPDGRLQRVTYDVNGDSGYVAQVEHEGEAQYPAYHPSPSYHPSPSYQLKPRYG comes from the exons ATGGCTTTCAAG ATTTACGTCCTGGTAGCCCTTGTCGCCGCCGTCGCTGCCGACGGCCCTACTTACCGCCCACCAGGTCCCTCCTACAACGCTCCCGCCCCTCCA GGACCTGCCCGGTACACCTTCGACTGGAACGTGAAGGACGACAACTCCGGCAACGACTTCGGTCACCAGGAGTCTCGGGACGGATACGACACCCTGGGCTCCTACTACGTGATGcttcccgacggtcgtctgcagaGGGTGACTTACGACGTCAACGGCGACTCCGGTTACGTGGCTCAAGTTGAACATGAGGGCGAGGCTCAGTATCCTGCCTACCACCCTTCACCCAGCTACCACCCTTCACCCAGCTACCAGCTAAAACCTAGATATGGTTAA
- the LOC139758537 gene encoding cuticle protein 19-like has product MTLVKIHVVLNDKGCIRYFHVLQYCGLQIYVLVALVAAVAADGPTYLPPGPSYNAPAPPGPARYTFDWSVKDDNSGNDFGHQESRDGYDTQGSYYVLLPDGRLQRVTYNVNGDSGYMAQVEHEGEAQYPAYQPSPSYQPIPRYG; this is encoded by the exons ATGACTCTGGT TAAGATACATGTTGTGTTGAATGACAAAGGATGTATCAGATATTTTCATGTATTACAATACTGTGGTTTGCAGATTTACGTCCTGGTAGCCCTTGTCGCCGCCGTCGCTGCCGACGGCCCTACTTACCTCCCGCCAGGTCCCTCTTACAACGCTCCCGCCCCTCCT GGACCTGCCCGGTACACCTTCGACTGGAGCGTGAAGGACGACAACTCCGGCAACGACTTCGGTCACCAGGAGTCTCGGGACGGATACGACACCCAGGGCTCCTACTACGTGCTCCTTCCCGACGGTCGTCTACAGAGGGTGACTTACAACGTCAACGGCGACTCCGGTTACATGGCTCAAGTTGAACATGAAGGCGAGGCTCAGTATCCTGCCTACCAGCCTTCACCCAGCTACCAGCCAATACCTAGATATGGTTAA
- the LOC139758536 gene encoding uncharacterized protein — protein MVDRTRDQSRPNCARIYVLVALVAAVAADGPTYRPPGPSYNAPSPPGPARYTFDWNVKDDNSGNDFGHQESRDGYDTQGSYYVMLPDGRLQRVTYNVNGDSGYVAQVEHEASQNVAFRSGPGFSKWHTVPEDSEWHSVPVGYRQHSKEEDSSRSKQIIS, from the exons ATGGTAGATCGTACCAGAGATCAGTCGAGACCAAACTGTGCCAGG ATTTACGTCCTGGTAGCCCTTGTTGCCGCCGTCGCTGCCGACGGCCCTACTTACCGCCCTCCAGGTCCCTCCTACAacgctccatctcctcct GGACCTGCCCGGTACACCTTCGACTGGAACGTGAAGGACGACAACTCCGGCAACGACTTTGGTCACCAGGAGTCTCGGGATGGATACGACACCCAGGGATCCTACTACGTGATGcttcccgacggtcgtctgcagaGGGTGACTTACAACGTCAACGGCGACTCCGGTTACGTGGCTCAAGTTGAACATGAAG CCTCGCAGAATGTGGCCTTCCGCTCGGGGCCAGGGTTCAGTAAATGGCACACTGTGCCAGAGGACAGCGAATGGCACAGCGTACCAGTG GGATACAGGCAACATAGTAAGGAAGAAGATAGTTCAAGATCAAAGCAGATCATTTCTTAA
- the LOC139758467 gene encoding pro-resilin-like yields MAFKVYVLVAIVAAVAADGPTYRPPGPSYNAPAPPGPAQYTFDWNVKDDNSGNDFGHQESRDGYDTQGSYYVLLPDGRLQRVTYNVNGDSGYVAQVEHEGEAQYPTYQPSPSYQPSPSYQPTPRYG; encoded by the exons ATGGCTTTTAAG GTTTACGTCCTAGTAGCCATTGTCGCCGCCGTCGCTGCCGACGGCCCCACTTACCGCCCTCCAGGTCCCTCCTACAACGCTCCCGCCCCTCCT GGACCTGCCCAGTACACCTTCGACTGGAACGTAAAGGACGACAACTCCGGCAACGACTTCGGTCACCAGGAGTCTCGGGACGGATACGACACCCAGGGCTCCTACTACGTGCTCcttcccgacggtcgtctgcagaGGGTGACTTACAACGTCAACGGCGACTCCGGTTACGTGGCTCAAGTTGAACATGAGGGCGAGGCTCAGTATCCTACCTACCAGCCTTCACCCAGCTACCAGCCTTCACCCAGCTACCAGCCAACTCCCAGATACGGTTAA
- the LOC139758602 gene encoding pro-resilin-like, producing the protein MAFKIYVLVALVAAVAAEGPTYRPPGPSYNAIAPPGPARYTFDWNVKDDNSGNDFGHQESRDGYDTQGSYYVMLPDGRLQRVTYNVNGDSGYVAQVEHEGKAQYPAYHPSPTYQPTPRYG; encoded by the exons ATGGCTTTCAAG ATTTACGTCCTGGTAGCCCTTGTCGCCGCCGTCGCTGCCGAAGGCCCTACTTACCGTCCTCCAGGTCCTTCCTACAACGCTATCGCCCCTCCT GGACCTGCCCGGTACACCTTCGACTGGAACGTGAAGGACGACAACTCCGGCAATGACTTTGGTCACCAGGAGTCTCGGGACGGATACGACACCCAGGGATCCTACTACGTGATGcttcccgacggtcgtctgcagaGGGTGACTTACAACGTCAACGGCGACTCCGGTTACGTGGCTCAAGTTGAACATGAAGGCAAGGCTCAGTATCCTGCCTACCACCCTTCACCCACCTACCAGCCAACACCTAGATATGGTTAA